A region from the Wansuia hejianensis genome encodes:
- the rfbH gene encoding lipopolysaccharide biosynthesis protein RfbH: MFENKTEAQARTEILQMVRAYCDRYHKPDPYKEGDRISYASRVYDSDEMYNLVDSSLEFWLTSGRYTEEFEKKLGNYLGVKYVSLVNSGSSANLLAFMALTSPLLGERQVRKGDEMITVACGFPTTVAPAIQYGVNPVFVDMTIPQYNIDVSQLENALSDKTKVVMIAHTLGNPFDLKAVKQFCTKHGLWLIEDNCDALGSRYNLDGTEKLTGTIGDIGTSSFYPPHHMTMGEGGAVYTNHPLLNKCIRSLRDWGRDCICPSGHDNLCGHRFDRQYGELPLGYDHKYVYSHFGYNLKATDMQAAIGCAQLNKFPGFVERRRYNFDRLREGLKCLESDIILPEACPGSRPSWFGFLITCKENVDRSKIVSYVEKHGVQTRMLFAGNLIKHPCFDEMRTNGKGYRTIGDLGNTNRIMRDTFWVGVYPGMNDEMIDYMIKTICAAVKA, from the coding sequence ATGTTTGAAAATAAAACAGAAGCGCAGGCAAGGACAGAAATTCTGCAGATGGTAAGAGCTTATTGTGATCGTTATCACAAGCCTGATCCCTATAAGGAGGGAGACCGGATTTCTTATGCCTCAAGGGTATATGACAGTGATGAAATGTATAATCTGGTAGATAGTTCCCTGGAATTCTGGCTCACATCAGGACGTTATACGGAAGAATTTGAAAAAAAGCTGGGAAATTATCTGGGTGTGAAATATGTAAGTCTGGTAAACAGTGGCTCATCGGCTAATTTACTCGCCTTTATGGCTTTAACGTCTCCGCTGCTGGGTGAGCGTCAGGTGCGTAAAGGCGATGAAATGATTACTGTTGCCTGTGGGTTCCCTACTACAGTAGCACCAGCCATTCAATATGGTGTTAATCCAGTTTTCGTGGATATGACAATTCCTCAGTATAATATAGATGTTTCTCAGTTGGAGAATGCTCTTTCGGATAAAACAAAAGTAGTTATGATTGCTCATACATTAGGGAATCCCTTTGATTTGAAGGCAGTAAAACAATTTTGTACAAAACACGGTCTCTGGCTGATTGAAGATAATTGCGACGCATTGGGGTCCAGGTATAACTTGGATGGAACTGAGAAACTAACCGGTACAATAGGAGATATAGGAACGTCGAGCTTCTATCCCCCGCATCATATGACCATGGGAGAGGGGGGCGCTGTTTATACGAATCATCCATTATTAAATAAATGTATCCGTTCTTTACGCGATTGGGGAAGAGACTGCATTTGTCCTTCTGGACATGACAATTTGTGCGGACATCGTTTTGACCGGCAATATGGAGAATTACCTTTGGGCTATGATCATAAATATGTATATTCACATTTTGGTTATAACTTGAAAGCTACAGATATGCAAGCGGCTATAGGGTGTGCGCAGTTAAACAAATTCCCTGGTTTTGTTGAACGAAGGCGTTATAATTTTGATAGATTGCGTGAAGGGCTTAAATGTTTGGAGTCTGATATTATTTTACCGGAAGCTTGTCCAGGTTCTAGACCGAGCTGGTTTGGATTTTTAATTACATGTAAAGAAAACGTTGATCGGAGTAAGATTGTGTCTTATGTTGAAAAACATGGTGTGCAGACTAGAATGCTATTTGCAGGAAATCTGATCAAGCATCCATGCTTTGATGAAATGAGAACGAATGGTAAGGGGTATCGGACGATTGGAGATCTGGGGAATACAAACCGTATTATGCGAGATACGTTTTGGGTTGGCGTCTATCCGGGGATGAACGATGAAATGATTGATTATATGATTAAAACAATCTGTGCTGCAGTAAAAGCATAA
- a CDS encoding GtrA family protein gives MNKLLKRVIIFLHIPFSEEKLKVLCQFIKFGLVGLANTAISYFTYAACVYIGLHYFVANALGFVLSVLNSFYWNNKYVFACEDGEKRAWFPSLIKTFAAYGSTGIVLSSALLYVWVDVLHVSEYIAPLINLIITIPLNFVLNKLWAFKKEEKNL, from the coding sequence GTGAATAAATTACTAAAAAGAGTCATCATTTTCTTGCATATACCATTTTCCGAAGAAAAGTTAAAGGTGTTGTGCCAATTTATAAAATTTGGACTGGTAGGGTTAGCAAATACAGCAATTTCATATTTTACGTATGCTGCCTGCGTATATATAGGCCTGCATTATTTTGTGGCTAATGCACTGGGATTCGTTTTAAGCGTGTTGAATTCTTTCTATTGGAATAATAAATATGTATTTGCCTGTGAAGATGGAGAAAAACGTGCATGGTTTCCGTCTTTGATAAAAACATTTGCGGCGTACGGAAGTACGGGCATTGTGTTGTCTTCTGCTTTGCTGTATGTTTGGGTGGACGTATTACATGTGTCGGAATATATTGCGCCGCTGATCAATTTAATCATTACGATTCCACTCAATTTTGTGTTAAATAAACTGTGGGCGTTTAAGAAGGAAGAGAAAAACTTATGA
- a CDS encoding sugar kinase produces the protein MPRVITLGEIMLRLAPQGYNRFVQATSLEATYGGAEANVAVSLANYGIASSFITKLPKHQIGDAALNELRRYGVDVQHIVRGGDRLGIYYLEKGASQRPSLVIYDRAGSSMQKAEVEDFDWAQIFQDADWFHFTGISPALGDNVAAICMEACREAKKRGITVSCDLNYRKKLWTKEKAARVMGELAQYVDICIANEEDANDIFGISSEHSDVVGGQLNYKAYQKVAAQLSEQCGFKKVAITLRSSISASDNKWAALLYTGQQSYFSKEYKIHIVDRVGGGDSFSAGLIFGELMDYAPQQTIEFAVAASCLKHSIEGDLNHVSADEVRKLMDGDGSGRVSR, from the coding sequence ATGCCCAGAGTGATTACATTAGGCGAGATCATGCTACGCTTGGCGCCACAAGGATACAATAGATTTGTGCAGGCAACTAGCCTGGAAGCTACCTATGGCGGCGCGGAAGCAAATGTTGCAGTCTCGTTGGCTAATTATGGAATTGCATCGTCGTTTATTACAAAATTGCCCAAACATCAGATCGGAGATGCGGCGTTGAACGAGTTGCGCAGATATGGCGTGGATGTGCAGCATATTGTCCGGGGCGGTGATAGGCTTGGGATATACTATCTGGAAAAAGGGGCGAGTCAACGCCCATCACTGGTTATTTATGATCGGGCGGGTTCTTCCATGCAAAAGGCAGAGGTGGAAGATTTTGACTGGGCCCAGATTTTTCAGGATGCGGACTGGTTTCATTTTACTGGTATTTCTCCAGCGTTGGGAGATAATGTGGCGGCGATATGTATGGAAGCATGCCGTGAAGCTAAGAAGAGGGGAATTACAGTCAGCTGTGATTTGAATTACAGAAAAAAGCTTTGGACAAAGGAGAAGGCTGCCCGGGTAATGGGGGAATTAGCTCAATATGTAGATATATGCATTGCGAATGAAGAAGATGCCAACGATATCTTTGGTATTTCCTCAGAGCATTCGGATGTTGTGGGCGGACAATTGAATTATAAAGCATATCAAAAGGTAGCGGCACAACTTTCAGAACAATGCGGTTTTAAAAAGGTGGCAATAACGCTTAGAAGCTCCATCAGCGCTTCAGACAATAAGTGGGCAGCTCTCTTGTATACGGGGCAGCAGAGTTATTTTAGTAAAGAATATAAGATCCATATTGTTGATAGAGTTGGTGGAGGAGATAGTTTTAGTGCAGGACTTATATTTGGAGAATTGATGGATTATGCACCGCAGCAGACTATTGAATTTGCGGTAGCGGCTAGTTGCCTCAAGCATAGTATAGAAGGCGACCTGAATCATGTTTCTGCTGATGAGGTGCGAAAATTAATGGATGGTGATGGATCGGGCAGAGTAAGCCGGTAA
- the rfbG gene encoding CDP-glucose 4,6-dehydratase — protein MLDLEFYRGKRVLVTGHTGFKGTWLCKILTDMGAEVIGYAFEPPTQPNLFSLSGIGASINSINGDIRDREHLLRVFDEYQPEIVLHLAAQPIVRESYKNPVYTYETNVMGTVNVCECVRTHDKVRSFLNVTTDKVYENKEWVWGYRENEPLDGYDPYSNSKSCSELVTHSYVHSFFENLGVAVSTARAGNVIGGGDFAVDRIIPDCVRAAQAGKKIIVRNPYSIRPYQHVLEPLCVYLTIAAEQYKNIKYAGCYNVGPDDKDCVTTGELVQLFCDKWGEGLEWENHYDGGPHEAAYLKLDCSKLKGTFDWKPRWGIENAVEQTVAWTKCWLAGDQLENCMSEQLHSYLMS, from the coding sequence ATGTTGGATTTGGAGTTTTATCGTGGGAAGCGAGTGCTGGTGACAGGCCATACCGGTTTTAAAGGAACGTGGCTATGTAAAATTCTGACCGATATGGGAGCGGAAGTAATTGGTTATGCCTTTGAACCGCCTACACAGCCGAATCTATTTTCTCTTTCCGGTATCGGAGCAAGTATTAATTCGATAAATGGGGATATCAGAGATAGGGAACATTTGCTAAGGGTCTTTGATGAGTATCAGCCAGAAATTGTGTTACATTTGGCAGCACAGCCTATAGTTAGGGAGTCTTACAAAAATCCTGTTTATACATATGAGACAAATGTTATGGGAACAGTGAATGTATGTGAGTGTGTTCGAACTCATGATAAGGTAAGATCATTTTTAAATGTAACAACTGATAAGGTATATGAAAATAAAGAATGGGTTTGGGGTTACCGTGAAAATGAGCCCTTAGACGGTTATGATCCATACTCCAACAGCAAATCTTGTTCAGAACTGGTAACTCACAGTTATGTACATTCCTTCTTCGAAAATCTAGGTGTGGCTGTTTCGACGGCCAGAGCCGGGAATGTAATAGGCGGGGGCGATTTTGCAGTTGATAGAATCATTCCGGATTGTGTGAGGGCGGCACAGGCGGGGAAAAAGATTATTGTACGTAATCCATATTCTATACGGCCTTATCAGCATGTGCTAGAACCTCTGTGCGTTTATCTGACGATAGCAGCCGAACAGTATAAGAATATAAAATATGCTGGCTGTTATAACGTTGGACCGGATGATAAAGATTGTGTAACTACAGGAGAGCTTGTACAGCTGTTTTGTGATAAATGGGGTGAAGGGCTTGAATGGGAAAATCATTATGATGGCGGGCCGCATGAAGCGGCATATCTGAAGCTGGACTGCTCAAAGCTGAAGGGAACCTTTGACTGGAAACCAAGGTGGGGGATTGAAAATGCAGTTGAACAGACAGTTGCATGGACAAAATGCTGGTTAGCGGGAGATCAGTTAGAAAACTGTATGTCAGAGCAATTACATTCTTATTTGATGAGTTAA
- a CDS encoding NAD-dependent epimerase/dehydratase family protein: MKKVIISGATGALGMALIRQLTQEGSQILVLSHEYSSRNNRLDQYPDITIIPCSLQQLASVQNPTGQNWDVFYHFAWAGTTGAARNDMYLQNSNVKYALDAVDAASRFGCHTFIGSGSQAEYGRFEGKLTPETPAFPDNGYGIGKLAAGMMTREYAHQKGLRHLWVRILSLYGPYDGSQSLVMSTISQLKQGISPQCTLGEQLWDYLFSQDAACAFSRMGDSSFDGKTYVLGSGKVRPLADYIEDMRKIVSADTPVKLGAIPYSPRQVMHLEADISDLIEDFGWRPVTDFTDGIRQILPYI, encoded by the coding sequence ATGAAAAAAGTTATTATAAGCGGAGCGACTGGCGCACTCGGAATGGCCTTAATCAGGCAGCTAACACAAGAAGGCTCTCAGATTCTGGTCTTGTCACATGAATATTCTAGCCGCAATAACAGGCTTGACCAATATCCCGATATCACAATAATACCCTGTTCACTCCAACAATTGGCCTCAGTCCAGAACCCTACCGGGCAAAACTGGGATGTATTTTATCATTTTGCCTGGGCAGGTACTACCGGCGCCGCCCGTAATGACATGTATCTACAAAATTCAAATGTAAAATATGCTTTAGATGCTGTTGACGCCGCTTCCCGTTTTGGCTGTCATACCTTTATCGGTTCTGGCTCACAGGCTGAATACGGGCGTTTCGAAGGAAAACTGACACCAGAAACACCTGCTTTTCCAGATAACGGTTATGGCATTGGAAAGCTTGCCGCCGGTATGATGACACGGGAGTATGCCCACCAAAAAGGCCTGCGCCATTTATGGGTGAGAATCCTCAGCCTTTACGGCCCTTATGACGGTTCCCAGAGTCTAGTGATGTCCACCATTTCCCAACTGAAGCAAGGTATCAGCCCGCAATGCACTCTTGGCGAACAATTATGGGATTATCTATTTAGTCAGGATGCCGCCTGCGCATTTTCCAGGATGGGAGATAGCAGCTTTGACGGAAAGACTTACGTTCTGGGCAGCGGCAAAGTCCGCCCTCTGGCAGATTATATTGAAGATATGCGTAAAATTGTATCAGCTGATACCCCGGTCAAGTTAGGCGCAATTCCGTACTCTCCCAGGCAAGTCATGCATCTGGAAGCAGATATATCAGATCTCATAGAAGATTTTGGCTGGAGACCAGTTACTGATTTTACTGATGGCATTCGACAAATTCTACCTTATATATAA
- the rfbF gene encoding glucose-1-phosphate cytidylyltransferase, which translates to MKAVILAGGFGTRISEESEFKPKPMIEIGGKPILWHIMKEYSYYGVNEFVICAGYKQYVIKEWFADYFIHNSDITFDFTQGNKMIVHREHSEPWKVTVVDTGLNTMTGGRIKRIRAYTGNEPFFMTYGDGVCDVNIMDVLTFHKAHGKIATLTSVNVNQRFGVLDIASDNTIRAFREKSSDDGSQINAGYMILNPEIFDYIEGDTTVFEQEPLQRLAAEGELKSYYHKGYWQCMDTKREKDKLEAMWASGHAPWKKWVD; encoded by the coding sequence ATGAAAGCAGTTATATTGGCAGGAGGGTTTGGGACCAGAATTTCTGAGGAATCGGAATTTAAGCCGAAACCAATGATTGAAATCGGAGGGAAACCGATTCTCTGGCATATTATGAAAGAGTACTCTTATTATGGGGTCAATGAATTTGTGATATGTGCAGGTTATAAGCAATATGTGATAAAAGAGTGGTTTGCTGATTATTTTATCCATAACAGTGATATAACCTTTGATTTTACGCAAGGTAATAAAATGATTGTCCATCGCGAGCATTCGGAACCTTGGAAGGTAACCGTCGTAGATACCGGGTTGAATACCATGACTGGCGGGCGAATCAAGAGAATCAGGGCGTATACCGGGAATGAACCGTTTTTTATGACATATGGCGATGGTGTTTGCGATGTTAATATTATGGATGTACTTACGTTTCATAAAGCTCACGGGAAAATAGCTACGTTAACGTCGGTAAATGTAAATCAGAGATTTGGGGTCTTGGATATTGCCTCTGATAATACCATCCGTGCATTCCGTGAAAAATCTTCAGATGATGGAAGCCAGATAAATGCAGGCTATATGATTTTAAACCCCGAGATATTTGATTATATTGAGGGAGATACAACGGTTTTTGAGCAGGAGCCTTTGCAGCGTTTGGCAGCGGAAGGTGAATTAAAATCTTATTATCATAAGGGATATTGGCAGTGCATGGACACTAAACGGGAAAAGGATAAGCTGGAAGCGATGTGGGCATCGGGGCATGCACCGTGGAAAAAATGGGTCGATTAG
- a CDS encoding GBS Bsp-like repeat-containing protein, giving the protein MEGVCQGQVYRALPRLPEANGIKKVLLKILSVVLTVFAVLLGALAILICRSVSWALKTWSDLSIEEIVYHLKMPLEGTNSDMIMDYVKYCVILSICVAVGLAVAFILVRRRKRIYHITRVTTVGTAVLIGFLAVQYFGNTLDIAAYVENQNTYSSFIDDNYVNPADVTLTFPEKKRNLIYIFLESMENTYADTENGGAFDENVIPELTELSKENENFSGDQDVLNGGYALTGATWTIGAMFAQTSGLPLTIPLDKNSMGTQEGFFPGMTALGDVLEQAGYQQTLLIGSDAAFGGRKLYFKQHGDYEIADYNYAVEHGDIPSDYYVWWGYEDKILFENAKNKLNLLAASDEPFNLTMLTVDTHFEDGYLCSECPDLYSDNQYSNVMACSSKQVTEFIEWIKEQPFYENTTIVISGDHPTMDSDYCEAVDAEYRRTVYTTYINSATEVQDDVYREYSTFDNFPTTLASLGVEIPDNRLGLGVNLFSDEKTIIEEYGLEAVNQGLSQKSALMEGLIAGLNQTLVNIDIMPYNIETKEIEITLSDIHCGEGMTGLLCGVWSDKEQKDMVWYDAQKQSDGVYTVAVPFSDFSYKNGTYNVHIYARMIGNTNVFLGSQTVKMEDTIYEEQKNVSNNAAIVVDIEVEPYDYHTGKFDVYIRNLVSEYEPMALQCAVWSEDGQEDLCWYEGEREAEGSYVIHVYARDFQYKEDQYNVHVYGIDDEGSQVLLGTTVGVID; this is encoded by the coding sequence ATGGAAGGTGTATGCCAGGGGCAAGTATATAGAGCGTTGCCTAGGTTGCCGGAAGCAAATGGGATTAAAAAAGTATTACTTAAGATTTTAAGTGTTGTATTAACTGTTTTTGCTGTGCTGCTTGGGGCGTTGGCTATCCTTATTTGCCGGAGTGTGTCTTGGGCTTTGAAAACCTGGAGTGATTTAAGTATAGAAGAAATAGTATATCATTTGAAAATGCCGCTAGAAGGTACTAATAGTGATATGATTATGGATTATGTTAAGTATTGTGTGATTCTGTCGATTTGTGTGGCTGTCGGTTTAGCTGTTGCTTTCATTTTGGTGAGAAGAAGAAAGAGAATTTATCATATTACCAGAGTTACAACTGTAGGAACCGCAGTTCTGATTGGATTTTTAGCTGTTCAATATTTTGGGAATACTCTGGATATAGCGGCTTATGTGGAAAATCAAAATACATATTCTTCTTTTATCGATGATAATTATGTGAATCCTGCGGATGTGACTTTGACATTTCCAGAAAAAAAACGAAATCTTATCTATATCTTTTTAGAGTCTATGGAGAATACTTATGCTGACACAGAGAATGGAGGCGCATTTGACGAGAATGTAATCCCTGAATTGACGGAGCTTTCAAAAGAAAATGAGAATTTTTCAGGGGATCAGGATGTTTTAAATGGCGGATATGCGCTGACGGGAGCAACCTGGACTATTGGAGCAATGTTTGCTCAGACGTCTGGACTCCCTCTGACTATTCCACTGGATAAGAACTCTATGGGTACGCAGGAGGGCTTTTTTCCAGGAATGACAGCATTAGGGGATGTTTTGGAACAGGCAGGATATCAGCAAACCCTTTTGATTGGTTCAGATGCAGCATTTGGAGGACGCAAACTATATTTTAAGCAGCATGGAGATTATGAAATAGCCGATTATAATTATGCCGTTGAACATGGAGACATTCCTTCGGATTACTATGTGTGGTGGGGATATGAAGACAAAATATTGTTTGAGAATGCGAAGAATAAATTAAATTTGTTAGCAGCATCTGATGAGCCATTTAACTTGACTATGTTGACGGTTGACACCCATTTTGAAGATGGATATCTGTGTTCTGAGTGTCCAGATTTGTATTCAGATAATCAGTATTCCAATGTTATGGCTTGCTCAAGTAAGCAGGTGACTGAGTTCATAGAGTGGATAAAGGAGCAGCCTTTTTATGAGAATACTACGATTGTAATCTCCGGGGATCATCCCACTATGGATAGTGATTATTGTGAAGCTGTGGATGCAGAGTATAGACGAACCGTATATACCACTTATATTAATTCGGCTACGGAGGTACAGGATGATGTATACAGGGAATACAGTACCTTTGATAATTTTCCCACCACTTTGGCAAGCTTGGGGGTGGAAATACCAGACAATCGTCTGGGGCTGGGAGTAAATTTGTTTTCTGATGAAAAGACTATAATTGAAGAATATGGTCTGGAAGCGGTAAATCAGGGGTTGTCACAGAAATCAGCGTTGATGGAAGGTTTGATAGCAGGGTTAAACCAAACGCTAGTAAACATTGATATAATGCCTTATAATATAGAAACAAAAGAGATAGAGATTACCTTAAGCGATATTCATTGTGGAGAAGGTATGACGGGACTCTTATGTGGAGTATGGTCAGATAAAGAACAGAAAGATATGGTATGGTATGATGCGCAGAAGCAGTCTGACGGAGTTTATACAGTAGCTGTGCCTTTTTCTGATTTTTCTTATAAAAATGGCACATATAATGTACATATCTATGCGAGGATGATTGGGAATACAAATGTGTTTTTGGGATCGCAGACTGTAAAGATGGAAGATACAATATATGAGGAGCAAAAGAATGTAAGCAATAATGCGGCCATTGTTGTGGATATTGAGGTGGAGCCGTATGATTATCATACAGGAAAATTTGATGTGTATATCCGCAACCTAGTGTCGGAGTATGAACCCATGGCATTGCAGTGTGCAGTTTGGTCAGAGGACGGCCAGGAAGATTTGTGTTGGTATGAAGGCGAGCGGGAGGCGGAAGGTTCTTATGTGATTCATGTATATGCACGTGATTTCCAATATAAGGAGGACCAGTATAATGTGCATGTTTATGGGATTGATGATGAGGGAAGCCAGGTATTACTTGGAACAACGGTTGGTGTAATTGATTGA